The Molothrus ater isolate BHLD 08-10-18 breed brown headed cowbird chromosome 9, BPBGC_Mater_1.1, whole genome shotgun sequence genome includes a region encoding these proteins:
- the TOR3A gene encoding torsin-3A isoform X1, with amino-acid sequence MGPARLPGPRGLGCFVLVLLLLLGGSGSPGTTPPPRAPWADEQGAVPEGAPWGRVRYEAVKKHLGALSKHYWQYLACKVWQEGCEEEEKQQGEREAGPIPGWGFPLVGQDYLEILSAWYCSFGKCCETGDCRIINNITGLEAELNGQLHGQHLAKDVVLRAVQGFLQSPRPPKALVLSFHGWSGTGKNFVARMVATHLYRDGLRSDCVRVFVSLLHFPHHNYVDSYKAQLQRQISETLQRCRQALLIFDEAEKLHSNLLDAITPFMAQHTNKADQQRSIFLFLSNLGGNTINEVALDFWRAGRAREEIPLELLEQRLRLELQEAAENSYAHSQLLRENLIDFVVPFLPLEYQHVKLCARDAFLARGLPYTEAMLDQVAQMMVFVPKEEKLFSAQGCKSVPQRINYFLP; translated from the exons ATGGGCCCGGCCAGGCTCCCGGGCCCCCGCGGGCTCGGCTGctttgtgctggtgctgctgctgctcctgggcggctcgggcagccccgggacaacgCCACCGCCCCGGGCGCCCTGGGCAGACGAGCAGGGAGCCGTCCCGGAGGGGGCACCGTGGGGCAGGGTGAGGTACGAAGCCGTGAAGAAGCATTTGGGAGCTCTGTCCAAGCACTACTGGCAGTACCTGGCGTGCAAGGTGTGGCAGGAGGGCtgcgaggaggaggagaagcagcaaggAGAACGAGAGGCCGGTCCCATCCCAG GCTGGGGCTTTCCTCTGGTGGGCCAGGATTACCTGGAGATCCTCTCTGCCTGGTACTGCAGCTTCGGCAAGTGCTGTGAGACGGGAGACTGCAGGATCATCAACAACATCACAG ggctggaggcagagctcaATGGGCAGCTGCACGGGCAGCACCTGGCCAAGGACGTGGTGCTGCGGGCGGTGCAGGGCTTCCTGCAGAGCCCACGGCCCCCCAAGGCTCTGGTGCTGTCCTTCCATGGCTGGTCTGGCACGGGGAAGAACTTTGTGGCTCGGATGGTGGCCACTCACCTGTACCGGGACGGGCTGAGGAGTGACTGTGTCAGGGTGTTCGTGTCCCTGCTCCACTTCCCACACCACAACTACGTGGACTCCTACAAG gcccagctgcagaggcagatcAGCGAGACCCTGCAGCGCTGCAGGCAGGCCCTGCTCATCTTCGACGAGGCCGAGAAGCTGCACTCCAACCTCCTGGATGCCATCACACCCTTCATGGCTCAACACACCAACAAGGCAGATCAGCAGAGAtccatcttcctcttcctcag CAATCTTGGTGGCAACACCATCAATGAGGTGGCCCTGGACTTCTGGCGAGCCGGCCGGGCACGGGAGGAGAtccccctggagctgctggagcagcgGCTgcggctggagctgcaggaggctgcag AGAACAGTTAtgcccacagccagctcctcAGGGAGAACCTGATTGATTTCGTGGTGCCGTTCCTGCCCCTGGAGTACCAGCACGTGAAGCTCTGTGCACGGGACGCCTTCCTGGCCCGGGGCCTTCCCTACACCGAGGCGATGCTCGACCAAGTGGCCCAGATGAtggtgtttgtccccaaagaGGAGAAGCTTTTCTCTGCACAGGGCTGCAAATCCGTGCCCCAGCGCATCAATTACTTCCTTCCTTGA
- the TOR3A gene encoding torsin-3A isoform X2 translates to MGPARLPGPRGLGCFVLVLLLLLGGSGSPGTTPPPRAPWADEQGAVPEGAPWGRVRYEAVKKHLGALSKHYWQYLACKVWQEGCEEEEKQQGEREAGPIPGWGFPLVGQDYLEILSAWYCSFGKCCETGDCRIINNITGLEAELNGQLHGQHLAKDVVLRAVQGFLQSPRPPKALVLSFHGWSGTGKNFVARMVATHLYRDGLRSDCVRVFVSLLHFPHHNYVDSYKAQLQRQISETLQRCRQALLIFDEAEKLHSNLLDAITPFMAQHTNKADQQRSIFLFLSNLGGNTINEVALDFWRAGRAREEIPLELLEQRLRLELQEAAGKGWACLGAVGRLPLCSVHPVCATQGCAGGTGPHSGGCCQ, encoded by the exons ATGGGCCCGGCCAGGCTCCCGGGCCCCCGCGGGCTCGGCTGctttgtgctggtgctgctgctgctcctgggcggctcgggcagccccgggacaacgCCACCGCCCCGGGCGCCCTGGGCAGACGAGCAGGGAGCCGTCCCGGAGGGGGCACCGTGGGGCAGGGTGAGGTACGAAGCCGTGAAGAAGCATTTGGGAGCTCTGTCCAAGCACTACTGGCAGTACCTGGCGTGCAAGGTGTGGCAGGAGGGCtgcgaggaggaggagaagcagcaaggAGAACGAGAGGCCGGTCCCATCCCAG GCTGGGGCTTTCCTCTGGTGGGCCAGGATTACCTGGAGATCCTCTCTGCCTGGTACTGCAGCTTCGGCAAGTGCTGTGAGACGGGAGACTGCAGGATCATCAACAACATCACAG ggctggaggcagagctcaATGGGCAGCTGCACGGGCAGCACCTGGCCAAGGACGTGGTGCTGCGGGCGGTGCAGGGCTTCCTGCAGAGCCCACGGCCCCCCAAGGCTCTGGTGCTGTCCTTCCATGGCTGGTCTGGCACGGGGAAGAACTTTGTGGCTCGGATGGTGGCCACTCACCTGTACCGGGACGGGCTGAGGAGTGACTGTGTCAGGGTGTTCGTGTCCCTGCTCCACTTCCCACACCACAACTACGTGGACTCCTACAAG gcccagctgcagaggcagatcAGCGAGACCCTGCAGCGCTGCAGGCAGGCCCTGCTCATCTTCGACGAGGCCGAGAAGCTGCACTCCAACCTCCTGGATGCCATCACACCCTTCATGGCTCAACACACCAACAAGGCAGATCAGCAGAGAtccatcttcctcttcctcag CAATCTTGGTGGCAACACCATCAATGAGGTGGCCCTGGACTTCTGGCGAGCCGGCCGGGCACGGGAGGAGAtccccctggagctgctggagcagcgGCTgcggctggagctgcaggaggctgcag gTAAGGGCTGGGCTtgcctgggggctgtgggcaggctgCCCCTCTGCAGTGTCCATCCAGTGTGTgccacacagggctgtgctgggggaacaGGCCCTCACTCCGGGGGTTGTTGTCAATGA